The Gammaproteobacteria bacterium DNA window CCAGCACCATCATTTCCTTGCAGTCGAACTGGCGTGATTGCCGCAATACTTCACGATATATCTCGTAACACACGGTTTCGGCAGTTTTTATCGACGCCCGACCTTCGCAGGTCGGGCACGGCTGGCACAGGATGTGCTCGAGGCTCTCGCGGGTACGCTTGCGCGTCATTTCCACCAGCCCCAGCACCGAGACCTCGCTGATCTGAGTGCGGGCGTGATCGGCCTCGAGACTCTTCTCCAGTGCCTGCACCACCTGGTTGCGGTGCTCGCCGTTGCTCATGTCGATAAAGTCGATAATGATAATGCCGCCAAGGTTGCGCAGCCGCAGCTGCCGGGCAATCGCCTGTGCCGCCTCGAGGTTGGTGCGGAAGATCGTCTCTTCCATGTTGCGATGGCCAACATAGGCACCGGTATTCACATCGATGGTGGTCATCGCCTCGGTCTGGTCAAAGATCAGCGAGCCGCCAGACTTGAGCGGCACGCGCCGCTCCAGCGCGCGCTGTAGCTCGTCATCGATGCCATACACATCGAAAATCGGCCGGTTTGCCGAATAATGTTCGATCATCGGCGCGATATCCGGAGTAAATGTTTCAGCAAATTCCTTCAGGCGCCGGAATGAATCCTCGTTGTCGACACGGATACGCTCCATCTCGGCACCGATAAGGTCACGAACCACGCGCGACTCCAGCGGCAGTTCTTCGAACACCAGCTCACCCGGGCGCGCCGTCACAGCTTTCTCGCGCACCACTTCCCACAGTTTTTGCAGGTACAGCATGTCGCCGCGTAATGCCTCTGCGCCAACGCCCTCGGCAGCGGTACGGACAATGTAACCACCGCCGTTGCCATCGACGGCAAAACGATCAGTCAGCTCGCGCAGGCGTGTGCGTTCAACGTCATCATCAATACGGGTGGAAACACCAACGCCGCTGCCCTTTGGCATGAGGACCATGTATCGCGACGGCAGCGTGATATGCGTGGTCAGCCTGGCACCCTTGGTGCCCAGCGGGTCTTTCAGTACCTGCACGATGATCTGGCCGCCCTCGCGCACCAGGGCACTGATATTTGGCGGTTCCGATGGTTCGGGCGAGTCTTCGTCAGCCACCCGCCGGGCAATATCGGACGCATGCAGGAAGGCGGTACGCTCACGGCCAATATCAATAAAGGCTGCCTGCATGCCGGGCAGCACCCGGGACACACGTCCCTGGTAAACATTGCCGACGATGCCGCGGCGCGCCTCGCGGTCAATGAATATCTCCTGCAGCACGCCGTTTTCGAGCAGGGCGGCGCGCACTTCGCGCGGGGTGACGTTTATCAGCAGCTCTTCACGCACAGCGTTTATCCATTACATCGATGCCACAACGACCCAGCAGACGCGCCGTCTCGAACAACGGCAACCCCATCACGCCGGAGTAACTGCCTTCGATACGCTCGATGAATATCGCGCCGCGCCCCTGGATCGAATACGCCCCGGCCTTGTCGGCCGGCTCGCCGCTCGCCCAGTAGTGCTCGCGTTCGCTGTGGCTGATGTTGCGAAAGTACACGCGCGTGGAACTCAATTCGCTCAATGCCTCATTGTCATGAATAGCGCAAACCGCAGTGAGCACCTCGTGCTCACTGTCAGACAGCTGACCGAGCATTTGCAGCGCGTCATCATGGTCACGCGGTTTACCGAGCGTCCTGCCATCGATGACGACCGTAGTATCGGCGGCGAGCACCGGCGCGGCCTGCGGTAACAGCGCGGCAGCTGCGACTGCTTTTTCCCGCGCCACACGCTTAACGTAGTCACGCGGGACCTCGCCCGGTTGTGGGGTCTCATCGATTTCCACCGGGTGCACTTCATAGCGCACGCCGATCTGGTCCAGCAGCCGGCGGCGCCGCGGCGAGGCGGAAGCAAGGTAGATAAATCGTTGATTCATAATGCGAACTTACTAGTTTCGCTATTCGGCCGGGCCGATGCAAGGACCCCGGTCGCGACAGGACCGGTCATCGCTTCGGCTGGAAAATCAGCCGCTTAAGACTGCTCTACCGGGCGCCCCAGCAGCCGGTACGCTGCGATTACGCCGGCAGCCCCCACCAGCAGCGCCAGCCACCACGGCAGGCCAAAGCCGGCCGGCAGCGCACCGAGGCCAATTGCCACTACGCCGACCAGCAGCGCATAAGGCAGCTGTGTCTGTACGTGGTCGATGTGGTTACAACCCGATGCCATGGAAGAAAGGATGGTGGTATCGGAAATCGGTGAACAGTGATCGCCCCACACCGCACCGGTCAGCACGCAGGCAACCGACGAGTAAAGAATATGCAGGTGCTCTGGCGTCGCCATCTCATTCGCCGAAAGAATTGCCCAGGCGAGCGGCACTACAATGGGCAGCAGTATCCCCATCGTGCCCCAGCTGGTACCAGTGGCAAATGCCGTCAGCGCCGCCAGGATAAATATGACCGCCGGCAGTACAGCCGGTGGCAGGAAATCACCCAGCAGCGACACCAGGTAGTCGGCAGTGTGCAGCAAATCGGTGACTGAACTGAGCGTCCATGCCAGTACCAGCACGATCATTGCAAACAACATCAGCTTGATACCGGCATACCAGGCCTGCACCGTTTGCTCGATGGTGAGTATTCGCTGCGCCATGGTCATTAGCGCAGCCACGATGACGGCAGAAATCGATGCCCACATCAGCGCCTTGTAGGAATCGGCACTGCCAATGATTTCCGGCAGCGACTCACCCTCGCCGGTGACAAACAGACCGGTAAGTACGCCGACAACAAGCGTCAGGACGGGAACAATCGCGTTTATGGCGCGATGCGGTTTGTCCTGCACCGGCTCGATGGCCTTGCCTTCTTCTTCGCCGTGCGCAACCTCCGCCCCGGGACGCGACAACTGGCCGGTGGCGCGGGCACGACGCTCAGCGGCAAGCATCGGGCCGAAATCCCGACCACCACCGGCTATAAGGAATACCAGCAGCAGCATCAGCAGTGGGTAAAAGCTGTAACCAATCGATTTGAGGTATATGAGGTAAGCCGATTCGCTGTAGCCGTCGATCTGCCCGATGGCCGCATCGATCAACCCGACCTCGTAACCAACCCAGGTGGTAACCAGTGCAATACAGGAGATTGGCGCGGCAGTGGCATCGACCAGGAAGGCGAGTTTCTCGCGTGATATCCGTAACGCATCGCTGACGCGACGCATCGTATTGCCGACCACCAGCGTGTTGGCGTAGTCATCAAAGAAAATTGCCACGCCCATTGCTGCGGTTGCCAGCTGGCCACGACGCGCGGTGTTGGCCCATTTCACCACGTGATCGACCACGCCCTGCATGCCACCGTTGCGCGACACGATGCCAACCATGCCGCCAATCATGAAAGTAAACAGCATGATCGCCGCGTGATCGGCGTTGGCCACCGCATCGCGTACGTAAGTCTGGAAAACCGTCAGCAGACTGCGCCCGGCATTGGCAAAAGTGAAACCCATTGCCGCCAGCACGCCAACCCAGGCACCAAGAAACAGCGCGGGAATAACGCTGTGAAAAATCAGAGCAATGG harbors:
- the rng gene encoding ribonuclease G — protein: MREELLINVTPREVRAALLENGVLQEIFIDREARRGIVGNVYQGRVSRVLPGMQAAFIDIGRERTAFLHASDIARRVADEDSPEPSEPPNISALVREGGQIIVQVLKDPLGTKGARLTTHITLPSRYMVLMPKGSGVGVSTRIDDDVERTRLRELTDRFAVDGNGGGYIVRTAAEGVGAEALRGDMLYLQKLWEVVREKAVTARPGELVFEELPLESRVVRDLIGAEMERIRVDNEDSFRRLKEFAETFTPDIAPMIEHYSANRPIFDVYGIDDELQRALERRVPLKSGGSLIFDQTEAMTTIDVNTGAYVGHRNMEETIFRTNLEAAQAIARQLRLRNLGGIIIIDFIDMSNGEHRNQVVQALEKSLEADHARTQISEVSVLGLVEMTRKRTRESLEHILCQPCPTCEGRASIKTAETVCYEIYREVLRQSRQFDCKEMMVLAHQDVIELLVDEESALVAELETITGKPIRLQTEAFYNPEQHDVVLM
- a CDS encoding Na+/H+ antiporter NhaC family protein, whose amino-acid sequence is MHRLIQYAALALMLWQGAANAAGIEAPAVMLRGLPVTVTVQVDFGGQYTLVAGEQRYQAGTATAGSLVFDDIAIDQSGPVELQLLRGGRPVAAAQSRVIAGWLAIVPPFLAIAIALIFHSVIPALFLGAWVGVLAAMGFTFANAGRSLLTVFQTYVRDAVANADHAAIMLFTFMIGGMVGIVSRNGGMQGVVDHVVKWANTARRGQLATAAMGVAIFFDDYANTLVVGNTMRRVSDALRISREKLAFLVDATAAPISCIALVTTWVGYEVGLIDAAIGQIDGYSESAYLIYLKSIGYSFYPLLMLLLVFLIAGGGRDFGPMLAAERRARATGQLSRPGAEVAHGEEEGKAIEPVQDKPHRAINAIVPVLTLVVGVLTGLFVTGEGESLPEIIGSADSYKALMWASISAVIVAALMTMAQRILTIEQTVQAWYAGIKLMLFAMIVLVLAWTLSSVTDLLHTADYLVSLLGDFLPPAVLPAVIFILAALTAFATGTSWGTMGILLPIVVPLAWAILSANEMATPEHLHILYSSVACVLTGAVWGDHCSPISDTTILSSMASGCNHIDHVQTQLPYALLVGVVAIGLGALPAGFGLPWWLALLVGAAGVIAAYRLLGRPVEQS
- the maf gene encoding septum formation inhibitor Maf; translated protein: MNQRFIYLASASPRRRRLLDQIGVRYEVHPVEIDETPQPGEVPRDYVKRVAREKAVAAAALLPQAAPVLAADTTVVIDGRTLGKPRDHDDALQMLGQLSDSEHEVLTAVCAIHDNEALSELSSTRVYFRNISHSEREHYWASGEPADKAGAYSIQGRGAIFIERIEGSYSGVMGLPLFETARLLGRCGIDVMDKRCA